The Gemmatimonas phototrophica region ACAGGCGACGTCCACGCTTCCACGTGAGCATGAGCATGAACAACACCACGCCCAGGGCCATGGGTACCCAGCCGCCGTTCAGCAGCTTCACGATGTTCGCGCTGAAGAAGAACAGATCCACCGTCACGAAGACTGACACCAGCAGCATGGCCTTCCACGGTTCCCACCGGAAGCGGAGCCGCGCCACCATGTAAAAGAGCACACTCGTAATGAGCATCGTGCCCGTGACGGCAATGCCGTACGCTGCGCCCAGCGCCGAGGTATTCTGGAACGACACCACGATGATGAGACAGCCAATCGCGATGAACCAGTTGACCTCGGGGATATAGATCTGCCCTTCTTCTTCCACCGACGTATGCCGGATCTCCATACGGGGAATGAAGCCCAGGGCAATGCCCTGACGCGTCGTGGAGAAGGCGCCGGAGATCATGGCCTGTGACGCCACAATGGCGGCCAGGGTGGCGATGATCAGCAGCGGAATGAGAAACCAGTCGGGCGCGAGCAGAAAGAAGGGGTTCTCCGACGCTGAAGGATTCTCCAGCAGCAGCGCCCCCTGACCGAAGTAGTTCAGCAGCAGCGACGGAAAGACGAGCAACACCCAGGCGTAACGAATCGGCTTGCGGCCAAAATGTCCCATGTCGGCGTAGAGGGCCTCACCGCCGGTGATGACCAGCACCACCGAGCCCAGCACGAAAAACGCCATCGTTCCATGCGCGCGCACGAACGCGACGGCGTACATGGGGTTCACCGCGGCCAGAATGGACGGCTGCTGCAGAATCTCGTGCAACCCCAGCACCGCAATGGTGATGAACCACACCAGAGTAATCGGACCGAACGCCTTGCCTACCAGGTCGGTCCCAAAGCGCTGCACCGCGAACAGCGTACTGAGAATCACCACCGTAATGGGGACGATATACGCCTTCAGCGATGGCACGGCATACTCAAGTCCTTCCATGGCGCCCAGCACCGACATGGCCGGCGTAATGATGCCGTCGCCGTACAGCAGCGCGGTGCCGAAGAGGGCCAGCGCGACAAAAATGCCCCCCTTTGTAAAGCTTTGCGGCGTGCCGCGCGGAAAGATCAGCGCGAGCAGGGCGAATTGGCCGCCTTCACCACGATTGTCGGCGCGCAGGACGAAACTGATGTACTTGACGCTGATGACCAGCGTGAGTGCCCAGACAATCAGCGAGAGAATGCCAAACACGTTCTCTCGCGTGGGGGTCAGCCCGTAGGCGTGACCAAATATCTCCTTGACCGAGTACAGCGGACTGGTGCCGATGTCGCCGTACACGACCCCAAGGGCGGTCAGCGTCAGAATTGCCAGCCGTTTCCCGGTGGGATTCTGTTCCTTGTGGTGCCCGCCGGCGTGCGACTGGACGGGAAACATGCCGGTATGGGCATGGAGCTCGTCGCCTGGCTGTGCTGATAGCGCATCGACCTTCCCCGGCTCAGCAATCGGGCCGGTGGGGTGCCGAAGCGGCTCCCCATTGGTAGAAGGGGGCTCTTCGGTCGCCTGCACGTCCTTGGCGGATTCTGAAACGGCCTCGGATTTTTCAACCGAGGCCGGGATCTTCTGGTCGTCGGACATGGGGTTGTTTCGGGAAGCCTCAATCTACCGTAATGACGACAAAAACGTAGGGAAGCTACAGGTGCTAACCTTCCACCGTTCCCTCAACCTTGTCATGCGACGACGTGCACTCCTCGCGGCCGCAGCGCTCCTGACGGCCGCCCCCGGCTCCTTCCTGGCCCAAGCGGTCTCCCCGCCGCCTGCGGATTCCACCCTACGGGTGTCGATGGGCGGCTTTCTCGACACGTATCTGGCATGGGACACCGGCCGGCCCCGCTCCCTCGACCGTGGCTATACCACGCAGGCGGTACGGCACGGCGAGTTCAACGTGAACCTCGCCTTTCTCGACGCCACCCTGACCGCGCCACGGGTACGGGGCCGTCTTGCGCTGCAGGCCGGCACCTCGGTGCAGGCCAACTACGCCGGTGAACCGCGTACTGGTCAGGTGAGCGGGCCGGAGCTGGCCCGCCTCCTCCAGGAAGCCTACGCCGGGTTTGCCGTGCGCCCCGATCTGTGGGTTGATGCCGGGGTCTTTTACTCCAATGTCGGCATGGAAGGGTGGGTGTCGCGTGACAATCTCACGTACACCCGCTCGCTGGTGGCAGACTTCTCCCCCTACTACTCCGCCGGCCTGCGGGCCACGTGGCAGGCCACCAGCCGCCTCACCGCTCGCATCGATCTGATCAACGGCTGGCAGATCATTTCGGAAAACAACGAGGCCAAGACCCTCGGCGCCCGTCTTGATTACGCCCTCTCGCCCGCCTCAAAGGTGAGCTGGTATGCGCTGGCGGGCCATGAGCCCGGCGTGGGGCTGCGCGCCTTCAATGGACTGGGGTTCAGCACCCGTCGTGCCAACGGACTGGAACTCAGCGGTCAGGTTGATCTGGGCACACAACAGCGCGACGACTCCATCACGATGGCTCCGCAGCGCAACCGCTGGTATGGCACCATGCTCACGGCGCGCCTGCCCATCAACCGCTCCGTCAGCCTCACCGGTCGCGTCGAGCGCTTTGTCGATGAAGAGCAGGCGGTCGTCGTAACGCCCGTTACCCAGGGCATGCGCGCCAACGGCGCGTCCGTTGGTCTCGATGCGCGCCTCGCGTCGCTCCTCATGTGGCGGAGCGAGGCCCGGTTGCTGCGCGCTGATGCCGACATCTTCCCCGATCGGCGCGCCGCCAATGAGCG contains the following coding sequences:
- a CDS encoding potassium transporter Kup, with the translated sequence MSDDQKIPASVEKSEAVSESAKDVQATEEPPSTNGEPLRHPTGPIAEPGKVDALSAQPGDELHAHTGMFPVQSHAGGHHKEQNPTGKRLAILTLTALGVVYGDIGTSPLYSVKEIFGHAYGLTPTRENVFGILSLIVWALTLVISVKYISFVLRADNRGEGGQFALLALIFPRGTPQSFTKGGIFVALALFGTALLYGDGIITPAMSVLGAMEGLEYAVPSLKAYIVPITVVILSTLFAVQRFGTDLVGKAFGPITLVWFITIAVLGLHEILQQPSILAAVNPMYAVAFVRAHGTMAFFVLGSVVLVITGGEALYADMGHFGRKPIRYAWVLLVFPSLLLNYFGQGALLLENPSASENPFFLLAPDWFLIPLLIIATLAAIVASQAMISGAFSTTRQGIALGFIPRMEIRHTSVEEEGQIYIPEVNWFIAIGCLIIVVSFQNTSALGAAYGIAVTGTMLITSVLFYMVARLRFRWEPWKAMLLVSVFVTVDLFFFSANIVKLLNGGWVPMALGVVLFMLMLTWKRGRRLLSDRLTDGTMPIGLFLDGVEKSKVHRVAGTAVFMTGSDDGVPPVLLHHLKHNKVLHERVLLVSVKTADVPETNASERVRVTSLGHGFWRVVASYGFMQTPNVPNVLEVVDQMGIRCKPMETSYFLGRERLIPVGAKPGDRIVLSRWRKIIFAIMSRNARSATEFFCIPPNRVVELGTQIEF
- a CDS encoding outer membrane beta-barrel protein, translated to MRRRALLAAAALLTAAPGSFLAQAVSPPPADSTLRVSMGGFLDTYLAWDTGRPRSLDRGYTTQAVRHGEFNVNLAFLDATLTAPRVRGRLALQAGTSVQANYAGEPRTGQVSGPELARLLQEAYAGFAVRPDLWVDAGVFYSNVGMEGWVSRDNLTYTRSLVADFSPYYSAGLRATWQATSRLTARIDLINGWQIISENNEAKTLGARLDYALSPASKVSWYALAGHEPGVGLRAFNGLGFSTRRANGLELSGQVDLGTQQRDDSITMAPQRNRWYGTMLTARLPINRSVSLTGRVERFVDEEQAVVVTPVTQGMRANGASVGLDARLASLLMWRSEARLLRADADIFPDRRAANERSRNNALLVTSLAVTF